TGTGGTTGGCCCATGAGGCGAGCGCTGGAAATCGCTGAGAACTGGAAGAGCGGGCAGTTGGCGCACTTGGTCATGGTGCCCAACCCGACCCACAACCCGAAAGGTGATTTTGCGCTGCAAGGCAACACCATACAGCTACCCGCACCCGACGAGGCGGCTTGGACCTTTTCAGGCATTGGTGTGTATCACCCCGATTTATTCAAAGGCCTGCAAGCTGGGCAGGTGGCCAAATTGGCGCCCCTGTTGCGTGAAGCCATGGCAGCAGGCAAAGTACAAGGTGAGTTGTTCGACGGCTTCTGGATGGACATAGGTACACCGGAGCGGCTTGAAGAACTCAACCAACGATTGCATTCAGGAAGGACACATTCAGCATGAGCAGGTACCCCACCCACAACCCCTTGATCTACGCCAAGCGCCGTGAGCAACTGGCCCGCCGATTGAAAAAAATGGGCGGTGGCGTGGCGTTGATTCAATCGGGCATGGAAGTCATGCGCAATCGCGACGCGGACTACGCGTTTCGATCCGACAGTTACTTTTATTACCTCACCGGTTTTCCCGAACCCGAGGCCTGCCTGGCCTTGGTTGTGCCTCCCAACGGAGATTCCCGTGCCGTGCTGTTCTGTCGTGACAAAAACGAAGAACGCGAGATTTGGGAAGGATTCCGCTTTGGTCCGCAGGCAGCGCAATCCGCATTCGGCATGCACGAAGCCCATAGCATTGAAGACCTTGAAGAACACCTGATAGAAACACTGGCTAACCAGCCCGCCGTGTTCTTACGCCTCGGTGAAGACGACAGCCTGGAATCCGCCGTGGCAGATGTGCTGAAAACCCTCCGTGGCAAGGCCCGCATGGGTATTTCAGCGCCGCATGCTGTGCTGGACTTGAGCCATTCACTGGACGAAATGCGCCTGATCAAGGACAAAACCGAAATCGAGATCATGCGAAGGGCGGCCAATATTTCGGCCCATGCCCACATGGCCGCGATGCAGGTTTGCCAACCGGGCAAGTTCGAATTTGAAGTCGAGGCCGAGTTGCTGTACCAGTTCCGCAAGAACGGCTCTGAAGCCCCGGCTTACGGTTCAATCGTGGCTTCAGGCGCAAATGCCTGTGTGCTGCACTACCGCGCCAACGACGCGAAGATGCGTGATGGGGATCTGTTGCTGATTGACGCAGGTTGCGAGCTGGATTGCTATGCCTCTGACATTACCCGCACCTTTCCC
The nucleotide sequence above comes from Limnobacter thiooxidans. Encoded proteins:
- the murU gene encoding N-acetylmuramate alpha-1-phosphate uridylyltransferase MurU; protein product: MKAMILAAGRGERMRPLTDRCPKPLLQAGGKPLLQWHIEALAAVGIRQIVINHAHLGHQIENHFGDGAALGVQLSYSPEATALETAGGIRQALHLLGGGPLLVVNGDVACGWPMRRALEIAENWKSGQLAHLVMVPNPTHNPKGDFALQGNTIQLPAPDEAAWTFSGIGVYHPDLFKGLQAGQVAKLAPLLREAMAAGKVQGELFDGFWMDIGTPERLEELNQRLHSGRTHSA
- a CDS encoding aminopeptidase P N-terminal domain-containing protein, translated to MSRYPTHNPLIYAKRREQLARRLKKMGGGVALIQSGMEVMRNRDADYAFRSDSYFYYLTGFPEPEACLALVVPPNGDSRAVLFCRDKNEEREIWEGFRFGPQAAQSAFGMHEAHSIEDLEEHLIETLANQPAVFLRLGEDDSLESAVADVLKTLRGKARMGISAPHAVLDLSHSLDEMRLIKDKTEIEIMRRAANISAHAHMAAMQVCQPGKFEFEVEAELLYQFRKNGSEAPAYGSIVASGANACVLHYRANDAKMRDGDLLLIDAGCELDCYASDITRTFPVNGQFSKAQQAVYEVVLNAQYAAIDATKPGARFNDPHDAAVRVLAQGLIDLKLLKMGLSEAVESGAYKRFYMHRTSHWLGMDVHDCGSYRDPSAKPEDGVAPHTSRKLEPGMVLTIEPGLYIRPGKGVPKQFENIGIRIEDDALVTQKGCDIYTSDAPKTVNEIHATMKAHKKSGSKAA